A stretch of Chloroflexota bacterium DNA encodes these proteins:
- the pdhA gene encoding pyruvate dehydrogenase (acetyl-transferring) E1 component subunit alpha, translating to MRPNADRLILMYRNMVLIRKFEERSAGFYREGKIGGFLHLYIGEEAVGVGAIAALAPQDYIVTHYRDHGHAIARGLDPKALMAELLGRSTGVAGGKGGSMHLVDVSKGFWGGYGIVGGHIALATGLALASQYQDENRVTLCIFGDGSTNIGYFHESLNLASLWKLPVLYLCENNLYGMGTAVERASAVASMAEKACAYNIPAVRIDGMDTLKVFDATQRAIEHVRSGNGPYFIEAMCYRFPGHSMGDPERYRVKDEVDRYKQRDPIVAFGKQLEGDGVVDEADLERIEREVAQEMDAVASFADASPAPAPESMYDFIYAQSGTH from the coding sequence ATGAGACCCAACGCGGATCGCTTGATACTAATGTACCGGAATATGGTGCTTATCCGCAAGTTTGAAGAACGTTCGGCTGGATTCTACCGCGAAGGCAAGATCGGCGGTTTTCTGCACCTGTATATCGGCGAGGAAGCCGTGGGCGTGGGCGCCATCGCGGCGCTGGCGCCGCAGGACTACATCGTCACGCACTACCGAGACCATGGTCATGCGATTGCACGCGGGCTTGACCCGAAAGCATTGATGGCCGAACTGCTCGGACGCTCCACGGGCGTGGCCGGCGGCAAGGGCGGCTCGATGCACCTGGTCGACGTGTCCAAGGGTTTCTGGGGCGGCTACGGCATCGTCGGCGGGCACATCGCGCTGGCCACCGGCCTGGCGCTGGCCTCGCAGTACCAGGATGAGAACCGCGTTACCCTGTGCATCTTCGGCGACGGCTCGACGAACATCGGCTACTTCCACGAGTCGCTCAACCTGGCCTCGCTATGGAAACTGCCGGTGCTCTACCTGTGCGAGAACAACCTGTACGGTATGGGCACGGCCGTCGAGCGCGCCTCGGCCGTCGCATCGATGGCCGAGAAGGCGTGCGCGTACAACATCCCGGCGGTGCGCATCGACGGCATGGACACACTCAAGGTGTTCGATGCCACCCAGCGCGCTATCGAGCATGTGCGCAGCGGCAACGGGCCGTACTTCATTGAGGCGATGTGCTACCGCTTCCCAGGCCATTCGATGGGCGACCCCGAGCGCTACCGTGTCAAGGACGAGGTGGACCGCTACAAGCAGCGCGACCCGATTGTCGCGTTCGGCAAACAACTGGAAGGGGACGGCGTCGTAGACGAGGCCGACCTGGAGCGCATCGAGCGCGAGGTCGCGCAGGAAATGGACGCGGTGGCGTCCTTTGCGGAT